The Chryseobacterium sp. LJ668 genome segment GCAAATTCTTTATTAAACGGGACGAATACTGGTACTGTATCAGGAACATTAACATTGACAACAGGATTTGTAAACACAGGAGCGAATGCATTTATATTAGGAATTTCTGCTGCTACTCCAGGTTCATTAAGCTATACTGCTGGTGGATTTAGTACAGGATCTACTTTAACCAGATGGTGGGGAACTGCAACAGGGGGAACTTCTATTGCAGCATCTACTACTACTGCTACAGCATCATCACCAGCAACAGGAGCTTATCCTTTTGCTACAGGAACATCAACAGCTTTTGTTGCAAGAAATCTTTACTTGAACCAAACAACAGCTGCAACTACAGGTGGAAAAATTGCTGTAAAATACAATGATGTAGCAGGAACAAATACTGTGAACATCGTAGACGGAACTTATACTGTAGATACTCAAGCAAAATCTAATTGGGTTGTTTCTCAATCAGGAATTACTGGAACGCCTACATATAATATGGCGATAAACGCACAGAATATCTATCCTTCAGCTACTGGTAACAGTAGAATAACTTTGGCATCAGCGCCCGCTTTGGGAACGCACCAGGCAGGAACAAGTTATGTAAATGCACAGAGAACAGTTGTTCCATTGGCTAATTTAGCTGACACTTATTATCTAGGTATTGCAGCTTCGGATATTCCTTTTGCATCTATAGTAAACGGAAACTGGAATAACGCTGCAACTTGGAATAAAGGTGCTGTACCGTCATGTACTGATTTGGTACAAATTACAGCCGGTACTACGGTTACGGTAAACTCAACAAGCAATGCTTCTAAAAACATCACTATCAATGCGGGTGGAACATTAGTAAATGCTTCGGGAGATTTAACAGTAGGTTGTACATTAAATAACAATTTCCTTACTAACAACGGAACACTGACTGTGTCTGGAGGAGTATTGAATATTAATGGAAATTTAATGAATAATTCAGGATCTACTTTTAACCAAAGTGGTGGTAATATTAATGTTGATGGTAGTGATGGTACAATAGCTAATAGTGTTATTACAGGAACGCCATTAGTGAGAGTTACAGCTACTACTGCATCTAATATTAACCTTACTGGAGGTATTTTAACAATAGTAGACCCTCATGCTGGTACTAGCACAAGTGATTATGCACTAAGTGTAAATGTGCCATCTGGTGGAGCTGTAGCTGGTACTAACCACACAGTTAAATTTGGAGATGGTACCTCTGTTACAGCAGGAGGTAATACAGGTGGCTTTGGTATATATTTATTTCCTGGCTCTGGATATTACAGCTTAGGAAATGTATTGGTAGATGCAGCCACTGCAACCAATCGTTTTGTAAGTACTACTAGCAGTATAGGTATTTTAGGTAATTTGGTGGTTAATCAAGGAGAATATAGATTGGCCTCAGCCACTTACTTAGCAGGTAATATTATTAATAATGGTACGCTATCAAGTACTAGTACATTAAACCTTGCTACTTGGACTAATGCTGCTGCTTCAGCAGCAACTACTGCTCAAACAATTTCAGGAACTGGAATATTTAGAAATTTAACAGCTTCTCCTACAGCTAGTTTAAGTAGTTTTACTGTAAATAATACAAGTTTAGCAGGGGTAACACTCAATGTACCGCTATCCGTAAGTGGAACTTTAACACTTACAGCAGGTAAAGTAAATACAACTACAACTAATTTGTTAACTTTAGGTACAGCAACAGCAGCAGGTACGTTATCAGGAGGTAGTGCTAATGCCTATGTAGTGGGGCCGTTTGCAAGAACGATTGCTTCTGCTAATACGAATACAAGTTATATCCTATATCCTGTAGGTAAAGCAGCTTATGCTCCAATTTCTTTAGCACCAGCAACTACTGCGGTAACTAATATGAAGGCAGAAGCATTCGATACTAACTCGGGAACTGCATCTACTGCTACGATTCAAAATTTATCTACAACAAGAAGATGGGAAGCACCTTTAGTATCTGGTACTTTCACTACAATTAATGTAAGATTAGGAGATAATGCAATTACAAATGTTAATTTCCCGGTAATCGCACCAACTGCAAGTGGAGTATATGATAGTTTATTTGGTACTTCAGGCACTTTTGCTGCCGGTACACCAAATACTACACAATCTACAACTGCATTAGCAACTGCTAGTTACACAGGTTATTTATCTTATGCAGAAATAGCTTCTGCGCTTGGTACAGGCGAAATTATTTCTAATGAAAAAGGAATAAAAGTTTATCCTAATCCATTTGCAGATGTCTTAAATATCTCAGATGTGAAAAATGTAAAATCAGTATCTGTTATTGATATTGCAGGAAGATTAGTGAAAACTATAGAAAAACCAGGTTCAGCTCTTCAATTAGGAGAATTGAAATCTGGGATGTATATAGTGGTCCTGAATATGAATGACGGTTCTAAACAAACAGTAAAAGCAATTAAAAAGTAGATTTTTTAATTTAAATTGAGATAGCGACCTTATGGTCGCTATTTTTTTGACTTTTAACTAGAATGTGTACGTTCCAATTTTTAGTGAATTTCAAAATAGATTAAAATTTAGTAAGAACTAACTTGTAATTTTATGTATACCTGATCAACATTGTGTTAAATTTTGATAATTTATTAAAAATCTATTGTTGTTATTGTAATATATAGTTAATTTAGACTTTTAATCATAAATTAATATAATGAAAAAAGTTTTACTAACAGGTTTTTTAGCCTTCGGGTTAATTACATCTGCTCAGACGTATTGTGTGCCGGAATTTTCTAGCGGTTGTAATGATGGAGATCAGATCGACAGTTTTGAAATTCCAAATGCAAACTTCAGCCACTTAGATACCGGTTGCTCTACCGGTGCTTACGGTGATTTTACCGCTCAGACCATAAGTATGAATGCTGGTGTAAATTATCCGTTTTCAATTACTCATGATTACGGTAGTCAGAATGTAGCGATATGGATTGATTTCAATAATGACGGTACGTTCGATGCATCCACGGAATTAGTGGCAACTGGAAGCAGTGTTTCGGGTTCAAACATAGCTACCAACAGTTCAATTGCAATTCCTGCTACCGCTCCTGTAGGTCTGCATAGAATGCGGGTTGCCGATCGGTATAACACTGCGCCAATTCCATGTAATATTGACGGATATGGGGAAGCACATGATTATACAGTAAATATTGGCGCAGCACCAAGTTGTTTAGCTCCCAATGGTTTGTCAGTAACGGCTGTGAGCTCTACTTCTGCCACACTATCTTGGGTTGCTCCCACTTCAACGGTGGGTGTAGGATATGAATATTATCTTTCTACTTCTAGTGCATCACCTTCTTCTACTACTGCAGCGACAGCATCGGTGGCTAGTCCTACCATTACTGCAACATTATCCGGATTATCATCTATCACTACATATTATGTCTGGGTAAGATCTGTCTGTACCACAACTACAAAAAGCGACTGGTCTTCAGCAGCATCTTTCACTACGTTATGTGGTGTAGTGGTACCAAATTTTACATTTGATTTTGCATCAGGAGTGAATGTATGCTGGTCAAATGCAGATACAGGAACACCAGCAACTGGTCCTTCAGGAACGTATTCAAATTGGTATGAGGATGGATTCTTAAATAACGGATATACAGGTGCAATGAAAGTTAATTTGTATACAAGCTCATTTTTTCCTACTACATTTGATTCCTGGCTAATTACACCGGTATTTGATCTTTCTGCAGGAGGGTATCGAGTAAAGTTTGATTACGGATTGACTCAATATGGAGATACAACAGCTGGCACAATGGGATCAGATGATGTGGTGCAGTTTGTTGTTTCCCAAGACGGCGGTACTACTTGGACGGTATTACAAACGTGGAACGAAGCTAGTGCAGTGTCAAATACATCCACACAATATTCACTCGATCTAACTTCTTACATGGGAGCTAACACCAAATTTGCATTTTATGCGACCAATGGAAGTGTGGCAGATACAAATGATGTCGATTTCTTTATCGATAACTTAATTGTTGAGCCAATATCTCTTGCAACTTCTGAGGTTTCTTATGTTAGAAATAACATCAAAGCTTATCCAAATCCATTCTCAGATGTCTTGAATATTTCAGATGTAACTAATGTGAAGTCAGTAACAGTAGTGGATATTGCCGGCAGATTAGTGAAATCAATAGATAAACCGGCTTCAGCTCTTCATTTGGAAGAATTGAAATCTGGACTCTATATGGTTATACTGAACATGAATGATGGTTCTAAACAAACAATTAAAGCAATTAAAAAATAATCAATTTAAATTTTAAACTTATAATGGCGGCTTTTTAAGTCGCCATTTTTAGTTGTAACATATTATTATTAAAAATGTAAAATTATAACTACTAAAATGTTATAAATTTGCATAAAATTTTTGTTAAAAATTTAGATATATGAAAAAACTTTTACTTGCGTGCCTTTTTTTACTAAATCTGGTTTTAAATGCCCAGATCACTTTAGGTGCAGGAAATACAACCGTTGGGACAGCGCCCGTAAGTACATATTACGGATATTCTTACGTACAGCAGATATTTACAAAGAATGAAATTAATGCAAATGCTGCGGGCAACATTACTGGACTTAAATTTTACTTAAATCCATCTTCTGTAATTGCAAATTCTTCAAATTGGGTTATCTATTTAGGTACAACTTCAAAAACGGGCTTTACTTCAAGTTCAGATTGGATCCCTGTTTCTCAGCTTACACAGGTCTTTTCAGGAACTGTTACCAATGTTAATGGTGTGGTTACGGTCGTTTTACCTGTACCATTTGCTTATAACAATTTAAATAACTTAATAGTTGCTGCAGAAGAAAATGCTCCGGGATATGATGAGAACGGTTTTGCCAACGCATTTTACAATTTTGGTTCTGCTGCAAATTCTCTCTTATATTACCAGAGCGATAACACAAACCCAAATCCGCTCTTTCCGCCAAACGGAGTTCGGGATGATCAAAAATCTGTTATTACATTTAATGGTCTGACTGCAAATGCTACGATTGCATGTCCCAATGTGATTTACCCCGTCAACAATACATCATTTGTTCCTTTATCTCCAACAATCGAGTGGAATGCCGTTTCAGGAGCTACAGGATATAAGGTCTCATTGGGTACAGTACCGGGTGGTACAGATATTATCAATCAGCAATTGGTAAGCACAAGCAGTCTTTTAGTTCCTCAAACTTTAACGGCAAATACCGTTTATTATTTAAAAGTTACTGCTCTAAATGCTGTGGGAGAATCACAAGGTTGCTCAAATATCATGTTTAGGACAGCCCCCGGACAGCCGGTAAATGATGAATGTGTAAATGCCATAACGCTTACTGTAAATCCAAACGCTGTCTGTGCATCTTCAGTTCAAGGGTATACTTTAGGCGCTACAGGTTCAGGATTGGTTGCGAGCCCTTGTTACGGAAATCCTGACGACGATGTCTGGTTTAAATTTGTAGCCACGGCTGCAACTCACAAGATTTCACTTACGGATATTGCATCGGTAGGAACCACTTTTAGCGAAGATTTATATTTTCAGGTTTTTAGTGGGTCTTGTGGTAATTTAACAAGTATTTTGTGTTCAGATCCTGCTTCTTCTTTGGTTTCAGGATTAACGGTAGGAGCAACCTATTATCTAAGAGTATACAGTTATAATGGTGCAGGAAGCAACCAGAGTTTTACAATTTGTGTTGGAAGTATCCCGCCGCCGCCTGCAAATGATGCATGTACAGGTGCTATATCGGCAACAAATTTTCCATACTCATATACCCAACTTGATGCATCTGGAGCAACTAACAATTCGGGGTTTTTAACCACCTGTACAGATGGTATGAATGACGGAACGTGGTTCAGCTTTGTTGGAAATGGTGGCAATTTTGATATTATTGTTACGATGCCTTCAGGAAGCAGTTTTGATCCGCAAGTCGGAGTTTTTACCGGAAGCTGTGGCTCATTGGCGTGTGTAGAAACAGAGGACGATGGTGGAGATGGTGAATCAGAAATACTCACAATACCCACAATTTCAGGAACTACTTACTACGTAAATGTGGGTCATTATGATAGTTCAGATAATGAGATGGAAGATATTTTCAGCATTAATATTTTAACGAATACTTTGGGGACAGAATCAACAGTCTCCACAATCAGAAGCAAAGTAAAAATATATCCAAATCCTTTTACGGATGTCTTGAATATTTCAAGTGTTGAAAATATTGAGTCGGCAACCATTACTGATATGTCCGGAAAATTGATTAAAACAATTGAAAATCCTACTTCGCTGATTCATTTGCAAGATCTTAGATCCGGTGTGTATATTTTATCTTTATGGATGAAAGACCATAAGCGACAAACTATTAAAATAATCAAAAAGTAAGCATAAAAAATGGGCAGCCTATTCAGGTTGTCCATTTTTAATATACATAAAATCTTATTTATTCGGTGAAATGGTCTGAATGTCTCCTGTAGTCATACCGGAAAATACACCAGGAAAAAATGTTACTAATATAAAATAAATGATTATCATTAACGGGATTAGACTAAAGAGAATAATGATCCAGATATTGGGTGTGTTTTTCTTTTGTGGTTCCATGATTTTTTGGGTATTTGATTAATAGATTATTGATAAAATATGCTATGCTAATTTCTTGCCACACTGTTTGCAATATCGTGCATCATCGTCAATATCTTCATTTCCGCACCGTTCACAGATTAATTCAAAGTTTTGTCTTTTGTTTCTCATCTCAGCTGTTACAATTCCTGTAGGAACAGCAATGATCGAATAACCCGCAAGCATTAAAATTACTGCGAAAAATTTTCCCATCGGCGTAATTGGTGATACATCTCCATAACCCACCGTAGTTACCGTAACCACCGCCCAATATATTGATTGCGGAATCGTTTCAAAACCAGGTCTTCCGCCTTCTACCATAAACATGAGCGAACCGACGATGACCGAAAATATAACTAAAAATAACAGGAAAATATAAATTTTTCGGGAACTTCCTTTCAAAGCTTTTACGATGACAGAACCGTCATTCATAAAATCAAGAAGATTAAAAACCCTGAAAACTCTAAGCATTCTCAGCATTCTGAAAATCAGGAAATACTTAGTCACAGGAAAAAGAAAACTCAGATAAAAAGGAACAAGGGAGAGGAAGTCGATAATTCCGAAAAAACTGAATATATAATGTTTTTTGTTTTTCAACACGGCAATCCGCATAAAATATTCTGCTGAAAAAAACAATGAGATGATCCATTCGGCAATGATAAAATAAACATGGTATTTTTTTTCCAGTTTAGGCACACTTTCCATCATGATGATAAAAGTGCTCACCAAAATCAGTGAGAGAAGCGCCACATCAAATAACTTTCCGAGCTTTGTATCAGAACGGTAAATGATACGGTACAAAAATCTTTTCCAGAATTTGTCTCCGGGAACAAGATTATGTTCTCTTTCCATGATCAGAGTTTTTTTTAAATTTAGCAAATTATCCCTATTTTCGTAACAAACTTACAGAATAAAATGACAATACGCGAAGTAATTTCAGAAATAGAAAAGCTCATCGATATGCCGCAGGCTGAAGACTTTGATAATGTCGGCCTTCTGTGCGGTCTGCCGGAACGAAATGTATCAGGAATGCTGATATGTCACGATGCTTTAGAAAATATTGTAGATGAGGCGATCCAAAGAAATTGTAATTTTATTGTATGTTTTCATCCGATTATTTTTTCGGGATTAAAATCCCTGACCGGGAAAAATTATGTGGAAAGAGCAGTTTTAAAAGCCATTGAAAACAAAGTAGCCATTTATGCCATACATACCGCTTTCGATAATGATTTTCAGGGAGTTAATGCGGGAATCTGTAACCTTTTAGGGTTGAAAGATTTAAAAATCCTACAGCCTAAAAAAAATAATCTTAAGCAATTAAATGTCTACGTTCCGAATGATCATTCTGAAAATGTGAAAGAAGCACTTTTCTCTGCCGGAGCAGGAAATATTGGATTTTATGACGAATGCAGTTATAAAGTAGAAGGAAATGGAACTTTCAGGCCTATTGAAGGTTCAAATCCGTTTTCAGGAGAGCAATATGTACGTGAAAACGCAAAAGAAGATATGCTTTCAGTGATTTTTGAAGCTTTTAAGCAAAATCAGATTGTTGCTGCAATGAAGTCGGCTCATCCTTACGAAGAAGTCGCTCATCAGATTTATAGTCTGGAAAATGAAAATCAATATTCCGGATTAGGAATGTATGGCGAATTTGAAATTGAAATGGATGAAAAAGAATTTCTAGGTTTTGTGAAAGAAAAATTTAATGTAAGTATCATCAAACATTCAGATCTTAATCAAAAGAAAATCAAAAGAGTAGGAGTTTTGGGAGGCTCCGGAGCAAGCGGAATAAAATCGGCATTATCGAAAAAATGTGATGCCTATCTTACAGGAGATCTCAAATACCACGATTATTTCCTGGCAGAATCTAAAATGCTGATTTGCGATATTGGGCATTACGAATCTGAGCAATTGGTGAGTCAACAATTATTTGAAATTTTATCACAAAAATTTAGTACATTTGCAATCTTAAAATCTAGTGAAAAAACAAACCCAGTAAATTATTTCCTATAGATATGGCAAAAATCACCGAAATTTCAGTCGAAGAAAAATTAAGAGCTTTATACGATTTGCAAATCATCGATTCAAGATTGGACGAGATCCGAAATACAAGAGGAGAATTGCCAATCGAAGTTGAAGATCTTGAAATCGAGATTGAAGGCCTAGAAAAAAGAGCGGAAAAATTTCATGCAGAGATTAAAGAGCAGAATGATCAGATCAGCAACAAAAACGAAGTGATCAATCATGCAAAAACTTTAATTGAAAAATATAAATCTCAACAGGACAACGTAAGAAACAATAAAGAATTCGAAGCTTTAGGAAAAGAAATTGAATATCAGGAACTTGAGATTCAGCTTTCTGAAAAGAGAATCAAAGAATTTGGAGCAAAAATCGGTCATAAAGAAGAAACTTTAAACGAGCTGAACTCTAAAATTGATGACCTTAAAAATCACCTTAAATTCAAAAAAGAAGAATTGGAAGGTTTGGTATCTGAAACTCAGAAAGAAGAAGATTATCTGATCAAAAAATCTGAAGAATTTGCTTCTAAAATTGACGAAAGGTTATTAGCATCATACCACAGAATACGAGCCAACTCTTCTACCGGCCTTGCAGTGGTAGGTTTGGAAAGAGGTGCCCCAAAAGGATCTTTCTTTACAATTCCGCCGCAAAAGCAAATGGAAATCGCTCAGAGAAAGAAAATCATCATCGACGAACATTCAGGAAAAATTCTTGTTGACGACGAATTGGTAAATGAAGAAACAGAAAAAATGAATGCTGTCATTAAATTTTAATACAGCCTCTCTATAATAAAAAAACGGCTCCAAATTTTGGAGCCGTTTTTTTATGCTTTAATTTCAGGAATACAACACTATTTCAATGAGGGGTAGCGAAAATTCAAAAGAATTTTTGACGGGGTGGTAAGAGCTTACAGTATTTAAATAAAAAACCGCTTCAAAATTGAAACGGTTCATTTTTTTTAATCGTGATGACCATACATCTTATCATACAAGTCTTTGAACTTCTCTTTTACTGCCTTTCTTTTTAATTTTAAAGTAGGAGTCAGAAGTCCAGCTTCGATGCTCCAGACTTCTGGCGTAAGCTCTATTTTTTTAATCTGTTCCCAGTTTCCTAGATGCTCGTTGATATCGTCGATTTCCTTTTCAATTCTCGCTTTCAGTTCGGGGCTTTTTGCGATTTCCTGCGGATTAGAACCGATGTTAAGGTTGTTTCTCAGGGCCCAGTTTTTAGCAAATTCAAAATCTGGCTGTACGAATGCGCAAGGCATTTTTTCACCATCACCAACTACCATTACCTGCTCAATAAACTTGGAAGCCTTAGCTAAATTTTCTATGGTTTGTGGAGCTATATATTTTCCGCCCGATGTTTTAAACATCTCCTTTTTACGGTCGGTGATCTGTAAAAATCCTTCACTGTCGATATGACCAATGTCTCCGGTTTTGAAAAATCCGTCTTCGGTGAATGTTTCTTTGGTTTGTTCTTCGTTCTTAAAATAGCTTTTAAATACAGAAGGCCCTTTTACTGTAATTTCACCGTCTTCCTGAATTTTTACAGTTAAATTATCCAAAGGGTGACCTACGGTTCCTACTTTCATTTTACCAAATGAATTTACAGAGATTACCGGCGAAGTTTCCGTCAAACCATATCCTTCCAGAATAGGAATTCCGGCATTTTGGAACATCAAATTCAATCTCTTGGATAAAGCAGCCGAACCGGAAACCAATGTGATGATTTCACCTCCCAAACCTTCTCTCCATTTTTTGAAAACCAGTTTATCGGCAATAATTTCTGAAAGACCCGAAGGTTTTGTAACTTCTTTCTTTTTTTGAATTAAATTCAATGCCCAGAAAAATATTTTTTGTTTAAACCCTCCTGCTGATGAACCTGTGTTATAGATTTTATCATACACTTTTTCTACCAGTCGCGGGACAACGCTCATGTAATGCGGTTTTACTTCTCTTACATTTTCACCCATTTTTTCAATGCTCTCTGCAAAATAGATTGAAAATCCGTTGTATTGGAAAAGATAAAAAAGCATTCTCTCAAAAATATGACAGATCGGTAAAAAGCTCAGCACTCTTGTATCTTTATAGTCTAAACTTTTTCTTTTCGGAATCCTAGGAAGAGAACCTAACACATTCGAAACGATGTTTTCGTGGGTCAGCATAACACCTTTTGGTTTTCCGGTAGTTCCCGAAGTATATATTAAAGTAGCCAAATCTTCTGCATTAATTGCTTTTGAAAGATCTTCCACCTCAATCTGCGTAGAATCATCTTCTCCTAAATCTAAAATTTCTTTCCAATTGGCAGCACCAGTGATATTGTCAAAGGTAAAAACACCTTGTAGAGAAGAAACATTGTGCTTGATCTTCATCACTTTTTCTAAAAGTTCTTTATCTGAAACAAAACAGTATTTTATCTCGGCATTATTAAAGATGAACTCATAATCTTCGGGAGAAATACTTGGATATACGGGTACGGAGACAACGCCAATCTGTGAAATTCCGAGATCCATGATAGCCCATTCTGTACGAGAGTTGGTGGTGATCAAGGCAATTTTATCGCCTGGTTTTATACCTAGTTTTAAAAGCCCTCTAGAAATTTTGTTTCCCTGGTTGACAAACTCCTGAGTAGACGTCTTTATCCACTCGCCCTGATGTTTTGTTGCAAACATTACATTATTAGGGAGTTTTTCTAAAGCGTAGTGGGGTATATCGAATAATCTTTTGATGGTCATAATTTGTTAAATATTTAATAAAGAATTCTAAATATAAGCATTTTTGTAAAAATAGCGCAAATCTATTTACAATTTTCAATTGACAAATATTTTTTCAGATTTGAGTAAAAAGTGTTAATTTACGGGCATCTAATTATAATTTTTATGGACTTTAATTTATCCGAAGAACAGCTGATGATTCAGCAGGCAGCAAGAGATTTTGCATTAAACGAACTATTACCGGAAGTAATCGAAAGAGACCGAGATCAGAAGTTTCCAACTGAGCAGGTAAAGAAAATGGGAGAAATGGGACTTTTAGGGATGATGGTTGATCCACAATACGGTGGGGCAGGTATGGATAGTGTTTCTTACGTTTTGGCAATGGAAGAGATCGCAAAAATTGATGCTTCTGCAGCTGTTGTGATGTCTGTAAATAATTCATTGGTTTGCGCCGGTCTAGAAAAATATGCTTCTGAAGAACAAAAAATAAAATATCTTACACCATTAGCAAGCGGTAAAGTAATTGGTGCATTTGCATTATCTGAACCAGAAGCTGGATCTGATGCAACTTCTCAGAAGACTACAGCTGAAGACAAAGGTGATTACTACCTTCTAAACGGTGTGAAAAACTGGATCACGAATGGTGGAACAGCTACTTATTATATCGTTATTGCCCAGACAGATCCTGAGAAAAAGCATAAAGGTATCAACGCTTTTATTGTAGAAAGAGGCTGGGAAGGATTTGAAATCGGGCCGAAAGAAGACAAATTGGGAATCAGAGGAAGTGATACACACTCTTTGCTTTTCAACAACGTAAAAGTACCTAAAGAAAACAGAATTGGTGAAGACGGTTTCGGATTCAACTTTGCAATGGCTGTGCTGAATGGAGGCAGAATCGGTATAGCTTCTCAGGCCTTAGGAATTGCTTCGGGAGCTTACGAAATGGCTTTGAAATATGCTAAAACCAGAAAAGCATTCAAAACGGAAATTATTAATCATCAGGCAATCGCTTTTAAACTGGCAGACATGGCTACTCAGATTACAGCTGCAAGAATGCTTTGCTTTAAAGCTGCTGTGGAAAAAGATGCAGGGAAAGATATTTCTGAAATCGGAGCAATGGCTAAATTGTATTCGTCTCAGGTTGCTATGGATACTACGATTGAAGCAGTTCAGATTCACGGCGGATACGGATACGTAAAAGAATATCACGTTGAAAGACTGATGAGAGATGCGAAAATCACACAAATCTATGAAGGAACTTCTGAAATTCAGAGAATTGTGATTTCCAGAAGTATCGCAAAGTAATTTCTTTAAATTAAAAAAAACACTAATATCAATACATGAAAAAAACTTGGTTAATCTCTTTGGGTGTAGTTTTACTGCTAATAGGAGTTTTTGTCTGGTACAAATTTTTCTTCGTTTTCGGAGAAGGTGTAAAATCCGGATATTTAAATTATGCTATCAAAAAAGGATATGTGTTCAAAACATATGAAGGTAAATTGATTCAAGAAGGCTTCGGAAGAGGCAAAAGCGGAACAATTACGAGTTATGAATTTGAATTTTCAGTATCAGATGCTGAAGTTTTCAAACAACTGGAATTAAACAGCGGAAAAAATTTCGACCTCCATTAGAAGGAATACAACGGAAGTTTGCCATGGAGAGGAAATACTAAGTTTGTAGTGGATAAAATAGTGAATATGAAATAATCGCAAAAGGCTCTCGCATTGATAGCCTTTTACTTTACACCAAATCACAAATATTAATATATGAAATACTAATTTCTTTATCGTTTGATTACAATTTTTTTCCGAAGTTAAATCATGCTTTGATTTTAAAAAAAAATTCTGATATAGTTCTCCGTGTATTTACTCGTTTCCGGGCAGATTTTTGTTCTTCTTTTTATAGAAATGATAAACGATACCTGCAATCAGGAATAACGGCCAAAGCGGGAGGATAAAAAGAAAGATTGAAGTGATGACACTCCATCCTGAAGAGACTGCGGCCAACGATTTTGACCCGAAACTTTGAGGCCTATTATTTATTATATAATTTTCATCAGTTCCGTACAGTGTAATTTCAACATCACATAAAGTATTGTTGATAAAATCCTGGCCAGAGACATCAATCCCTTTGTTTTCTACCTTTCCTATGTGTTGGCTCAAATCTTCCATTAAATAATCAAATTTCTGAATAGGAACCTTTACCTTGAGATAAGCAATTTTTTTATCGTTGTTATTTAAAGAAATATTTTCACTTTTTATAAAACCGTCATATTTTTGTACCTGGTCCTTCACGATTTCTTTTGCAGTTTCAGCATCGTCAACAATCAATTCTAAGAGTCCGGTTTTAGTCATCTTGTT includes the following:
- a CDS encoding GEVED domain-containing protein, with protein sequence MKKVLLTGFLAFGLITSAQTYCVPEFSSGCNDGDQIDSFEIPNANFSHLDTGCSTGAYGDFTAQTISMNAGVNYPFSITHDYGSQNVAIWIDFNNDGTFDASTELVATGSSVSGSNIATNSSIAIPATAPVGLHRMRVADRYNTAPIPCNIDGYGEAHDYTVNIGAAPSCLAPNGLSVTAVSSTSATLSWVAPTSTVGVGYEYYLSTSSASPSSTTAATASVASPTITATLSGLSSITTYYVWVRSVCTTTTKSDWSSAASFTTLCGVVVPNFTFDFASGVNVCWSNADTGTPATGPSGTYSNWYEDGFLNNGYTGAMKVNLYTSSFFPTTFDSWLITPVFDLSAGGYRVKFDYGLTQYGDTTAGTMGSDDVVQFVVSQDGGTTWTVLQTWNEASAVSNTSTQYSLDLTSYMGANTKFAFYATNGSVADTNDVDFFIDNLIVEPISLATSEVSYVRNNIKAYPNPFSDVLNISDVTNVKSVTVVDIAGRLVKSIDKPASALHLEELKSGLYMVILNMNDGSKQTIKAIKK
- a CDS encoding T9SS type A sorting domain-containing protein encodes the protein MKKLLLACLFLLNLVLNAQITLGAGNTTVGTAPVSTYYGYSYVQQIFTKNEINANAAGNITGLKFYLNPSSVIANSSNWVIYLGTTSKTGFTSSSDWIPVSQLTQVFSGTVTNVNGVVTVVLPVPFAYNNLNNLIVAAEENAPGYDENGFANAFYNFGSAANSLLYYQSDNTNPNPLFPPNGVRDDQKSVITFNGLTANATIACPNVIYPVNNTSFVPLSPTIEWNAVSGATGYKVSLGTVPGGTDIINQQLVSTSSLLVPQTLTANTVYYLKVTALNAVGESQGCSNIMFRTAPGQPVNDECVNAITLTVNPNAVCASSVQGYTLGATGSGLVASPCYGNPDDDVWFKFVATAATHKISLTDIASVGTTFSEDLYFQVFSGSCGNLTSILCSDPASSLVSGLTVGATYYLRVYSYNGAGSNQSFTICVGSIPPPPANDACTGAISATNFPYSYTQLDASGATNNSGFLTTCTDGMNDGTWFSFVGNGGNFDIIVTMPSGSSFDPQVGVFTGSCGSLACVETEDDGGDGESEILTIPTISGTTYYVNVGHYDSSDNEMEDIFSINILTNTLGTESTVSTIRSKVKIYPNPFTDVLNISSVENIESATITDMSGKLIKTIENPTSLIHLQDLRSGVYILSLWMKDHKRQTIKIIKK
- a CDS encoding ion transporter, which translates into the protein MEREHNLVPGDKFWKRFLYRIIYRSDTKLGKLFDVALLSLILVSTFIIMMESVPKLEKKYHVYFIIAEWIISLFFSAEYFMRIAVLKNKKHYIFSFFGIIDFLSLVPFYLSFLFPVTKYFLIFRMLRMLRVFRVFNLLDFMNDGSVIVKALKGSSRKIYIFLLFLVIFSVIVGSLMFMVEGGRPGFETIPQSIYWAVVTVTTVGYGDVSPITPMGKFFAVILMLAGYSIIAVPTGIVTAEMRNKRQNFELICERCGNEDIDDDARYCKQCGKKLA
- a CDS encoding Nif3-like dinuclear metal center hexameric protein, producing MTIREVISEIEKLIDMPQAEDFDNVGLLCGLPERNVSGMLICHDALENIVDEAIQRNCNFIVCFHPIIFSGLKSLTGKNYVERAVLKAIENKVAIYAIHTAFDNDFQGVNAGICNLLGLKDLKILQPKKNNLKQLNVYVPNDHSENVKEALFSAGAGNIGFYDECSYKVEGNGTFRPIEGSNPFSGEQYVRENAKEDMLSVIFEAFKQNQIVAAMKSAHPYEEVAHQIYSLENENQYSGLGMYGEFEIEMDEKEFLGFVKEKFNVSIIKHSDLNQKKIKRVGVLGGSGASGIKSALSKKCDAYLTGDLKYHDYFLAESKMLICDIGHYESEQLVSQQLFEILSQKFSTFAILKSSEKTNPVNYFL
- a CDS encoding zinc ribbon domain-containing protein — translated: MAKITEISVEEKLRALYDLQIIDSRLDEIRNTRGELPIEVEDLEIEIEGLEKRAEKFHAEIKEQNDQISNKNEVINHAKTLIEKYKSQQDNVRNNKEFEALGKEIEYQELEIQLSEKRIKEFGAKIGHKEETLNELNSKIDDLKNHLKFKKEELEGLVSETQKEEDYLIKKSEEFASKIDERLLASYHRIRANSSTGLAVVGLERGAPKGSFFTIPPQKQMEIAQRKKIIIDEHSGKILVDDELVNEETEKMNAVIKF